Proteins co-encoded in one Pseudomonas fluorescens genomic window:
- a CDS encoding Csu type fimbrial protein, with protein MGTIASRIGLSLLGLTLASSVNAATTVTGQITSSLILISSCQVNGSGGSTGLNFGALNFGTADSLFTTATGQVLGGGGGALSILCSAGTTPTVKVRAGAHDGQSPGGSRALYDGVANYVPYDLYTDAGHSQLLAIDGVISLAASTGVAQTVNIYGQAVGKAGLPAGTYTDTIAVELTF; from the coding sequence ATGGGTACGATTGCATCAAGGATAGGTCTGTCGCTGCTCGGTCTGACGCTGGCTTCCAGCGTCAACGCCGCCACCACGGTCACCGGCCAGATCACCTCCAGCCTGATCCTGATCAGCAGTTGCCAGGTCAACGGCTCTGGCGGATCCACCGGACTGAACTTCGGCGCCCTGAATTTCGGCACGGCCGACAGTCTGTTCACCACCGCGACCGGGCAGGTGCTGGGTGGCGGTGGCGGGGCCTTGTCGATTCTCTGTTCTGCCGGCACCACGCCGACGGTCAAGGTGCGGGCCGGTGCCCATGACGGCCAGTCGCCCGGTGGCAGTCGCGCGTTGTACGACGGGGTTGCCAACTATGTGCCCTATGACTTGTACACCGATGCCGGGCACTCGCAGCTGCTGGCCATCGACGGGGTGATCAGCCTTGCCGCCAGCACAGGGGTGGCGCAAACCGTGAATATCTATGGTCAGGCGGTGGGCAAGGCCGGCCTGCCGGCGGGCACCTACACCGACACCATTGCCGTTGAACTGACGTTCTAG
- a CDS encoding Csu type fimbrial protein translates to MTGKHWLVITAGALLLLTEGAQASVNGQIHARLTLIAGCEVTNTSTSASPVGDFGKLDFGQQGPTWNTPIKASLANDSSGRLNVACNPSVTGFTVSIDGGTHGDGNTRRLSNGRQTIPYQLFLDASGSQSYSIGQQHNFAVTSGAQIPIPVFGTVVANTRAVPAGVYTDTLTVTLDW, encoded by the coding sequence ATGACGGGCAAGCACTGGCTGGTCATCACCGCAGGCGCATTGCTGTTGCTCACCGAAGGTGCGCAGGCGTCGGTCAACGGACAGATCCACGCCCGCCTGACCCTGATCGCAGGCTGCGAAGTGACCAACACCTCCACGTCCGCCAGCCCGGTGGGGGATTTCGGCAAGCTCGACTTCGGCCAGCAGGGCCCCACCTGGAATACTCCCATCAAGGCCAGTCTGGCCAATGACAGCAGCGGCAGGCTCAACGTCGCCTGCAATCCGTCGGTGACCGGTTTCACCGTGAGTATCGACGGCGGCACCCATGGCGACGGCAATACCCGCCGCCTGAGCAACGGTCGTCAGACCATCCCCTATCAACTGTTTCTCGATGCCTCGGGCAGCCAGAGCTACAGCATCGGCCAGCAACACAATTTCGCGGTCACCAGCGGCGCACAGATTCCGATTCCGGTATTTGGCACGGTGGTGGCGAACACCCGCGCGGTACCGGCCGGTGTCTATACCGACACCCTGACGGTGACGCTCGACTGGTAA
- a CDS encoding Csu type fimbrial protein: MNAGVVWALLGGLAAPAHGADLQVEVRVDVQRGCQLIGQQRDAGIGQLGVLDFGSTARLDDPAGPLGAALTPSRLPRLECNPDTPYQLRVDGGLHGGTGEVRYMAGEAGGKAIPYRLYQDAARQVPLVVDVPVSGRVPDSGSVTLPLYGRIERMAEVPRVSRYSDLVKVTVTW; the protein is encoded by the coding sequence GTGAATGCAGGAGTGGTCTGGGCACTGCTGGGCGGGCTCGCGGCACCGGCGCATGGCGCCGATCTGCAGGTTGAAGTGCGGGTCGACGTGCAGCGTGGCTGTCAGTTGATCGGTCAGCAGCGTGACGCGGGTATCGGGCAATTGGGTGTGCTCGATTTCGGCAGTACGGCGCGGCTCGATGATCCGGCCGGACCGCTCGGGGCGGCGTTGACCCCTTCGCGCCTGCCACGCCTGGAGTGCAACCCGGACACGCCGTACCAGCTGCGTGTCGATGGCGGACTGCACGGCGGGACCGGCGAGGTGCGTTACATGGCGGGCGAGGCGGGGGGCAAGGCGATTCCCTACCGTCTGTATCAGGATGCCGCGCGGCAGGTGCCGCTGGTGGTGGATGTACCGGTCAGCGGACGTGTACCGGACAGCGGTTCGGTGACGTTGCCGCTGTACGGGCGGATCGAGCGGATGGCCGAGGTGCCACGGGTCAGTCGGTACTCGGATCTGGTCAAGGTGACCGTCACCTGGTGA
- the zapE gene encoding cell division protein ZapE has translation MPARPPERSRLSQRLSGLRRLFGHRNLASAGHCASAQAIRDYFRQKAHDQGYTLSHSQLRVIDYMAQQAAMLFGPAAQTPPGLYLHGAVGRGKSWLLDGFFQALPTSQKQRLHFHQFFADLHQAMFRHREQEDALAASLDELLLDCRVLCFDEFHVHDIGDAMLITRLYKALFQRAILLLVTSNYPPEGLLPNPLYHARFKPVIDLIHARMQVMEVGGPHDYRSQARNHAHQMFTQGHYVWPATPAQRLTLDLPPRHAAPQPLAVGNRVLQARLCEGRRVAFTFNDLCEQPTAVMDYLELCRRFDHWIIDELPELEECSIAVQQRFINLIDVLYDQDKRLTLLGHLPLRESLAGNAIDLARTRSRLGQLPEVREPA, from the coding sequence GTGCCCGCCCGACCGCCCGAACGTTCGCGCCTGTCCCAGCGTCTTTCAGGGTTACGCCGTTTGTTCGGCCACCGAAACCTTGCCAGTGCCGGCCATTGCGCCAGCGCCCAGGCGATCCGCGACTACTTCAGGCAAAAGGCCCATGACCAGGGCTACACCCTCAGCCACAGCCAGCTGCGCGTGATCGACTACATGGCGCAACAGGCCGCCATGTTGTTCGGGCCTGCGGCGCAAACCCCGCCCGGTCTGTACCTGCACGGTGCCGTCGGACGCGGCAAGAGCTGGCTGCTCGACGGTTTCTTCCAGGCCCTGCCGACGTCGCAGAAACAACGTCTGCATTTCCATCAGTTCTTCGCCGACCTGCACCAGGCCATGTTCCGGCATCGCGAGCAGGAAGACGCCCTCGCTGCCTCGCTCGACGAACTGCTGCTGGACTGCCGGGTGCTGTGTTTCGACGAGTTCCACGTGCATGACATCGGCGACGCGATGCTCATCACCCGGTTGTACAAGGCCCTGTTCCAGCGCGCAATCCTGCTGCTTGTGACCTCCAATTACCCGCCCGAAGGCCTGCTGCCCAACCCGCTGTATCACGCACGGTTCAAACCGGTGATCGACCTGATCCATGCCCGCATGCAGGTCATGGAAGTCGGCGGCCCCCACGACTACCGCAGCCAGGCGCGCAATCACGCCCATCAAATGTTCACTCAGGGTCATTACGTGTGGCCAGCCACGCCGGCGCAACGCTTGACCCTTGATTTGCCGCCACGGCACGCCGCGCCGCAGCCGCTGGCGGTGGGCAACCGGGTTTTACAGGCCCGTCTGTGTGAGGGCCGCCGCGTCGCCTTTACCTTCAATGACCTGTGTGAACAGCCCACGGCCGTGATGGATTATCTGGAACTGTGCCGCCGCTTCGACCACTGGATCATCGATGAGCTGCCGGAACTGGAGGAGTGCTCGATAGCCGTCCAGCAGCGCTTCATCAACCTGATTGACGTGCTCTACGATCAGGACAAACGCCTGACGCTGCTCGGGCACCTGCCCCTGCGCGAAAGCCTGGCCGGCAACGCCATCGATCTGGCGCGTACCCGCAGCCGGCTGGGGCAATTGCCGGAAGTGCGCGAGCCGGCCTGA
- a CDS encoding leucine-rich repeat-containing protein kinase family protein produces MHTLAQLRAGELSGITRLDLVEGLTEFPREIFDLADTLEVLNLSGNALSSLPHDLHRLPRLRVLFCSDNRFTELPECLGQCEALSMIGFKANRIARVSGAALPPQLRWLILTDNLIEALPAELGERPLLQKLMLAGNRLRALPPSLSQCHRLELIRIAANQLTELPQWLLTLPSLTWLAYAGNPLETEADAAALEATPLIDWSSLRLQQRLGEGASGVISRAVWQSADQPERSVAVKLYKGEMTSDGSPLHEMNACITAGLHSNLIRVEGRIGNHPDGQQGLVMQLIDPSYRNLAALPSLASCSRDIYTDDCRFSADVALRIARGIASVAEHLHRQGITHGDLYGHNILLNEEGDCLLGDFGAASFHATTDNLETRALQRIEVRAFGILLGELLARIDSGLSDGQREALEALEQRCCQPDVLARPGFDEVVGQINRI; encoded by the coding sequence ATGCACACCCTTGCTCAATTGCGCGCCGGCGAACTGTCGGGCATCACCCGGCTGGACCTGGTCGAAGGCCTGACCGAGTTCCCCCGTGAGATATTCGACCTGGCCGACACGCTGGAGGTGCTCAACCTCAGCGGCAATGCCTTGAGCAGCCTGCCGCACGACCTGCATCGCCTGCCCCGTCTGCGCGTGCTGTTCTGCTCCGACAACCGGTTCACCGAGCTGCCCGAGTGCCTCGGCCAGTGCGAGGCCCTGAGCATGATCGGCTTCAAGGCCAACCGGATTGCCCGGGTATCCGGCGCAGCGCTGCCACCGCAGTTGCGCTGGCTGATCCTGACCGACAACCTGATTGAAGCCCTGCCAGCCGAACTGGGCGAACGCCCGCTCCTGCAAAAGCTGATGCTCGCCGGCAATCGCCTGCGTGCCTTGCCGCCATCGCTGAGCCAGTGCCATCGGCTGGAACTGATCCGCATCGCCGCCAACCAGCTGACGGAGCTGCCACAGTGGTTGCTGACCCTGCCGAGCCTGACCTGGCTGGCCTACGCCGGCAACCCGCTGGAAACCGAGGCCGACGCCGCTGCGCTGGAAGCCACGCCGCTGATCGACTGGTCGAGCCTGCGTCTGCAGCAGCGGCTCGGCGAAGGAGCTTCCGGGGTGATTTCCCGTGCCGTGTGGCAATCGGCAGACCAGCCTGAGCGTTCAGTGGCAGTCAAACTCTACAAGGGCGAGATGACCAGCGACGGCTCGCCGCTGCACGAGATGAACGCCTGCATCACCGCCGGCCTGCACTCGAATCTGATCCGGGTCGAGGGGCGCATCGGCAATCACCCAGATGGCCAGCAAGGGCTGGTGATGCAACTGATCGACCCGAGCTATCGCAACCTCGCCGCGCTGCCGAGCCTGGCCTCCTGTTCGCGGGATATCTACACCGATGACTGCCGTTTCAGCGCAGATGTCGCGTTGCGCATTGCCCGCGGCATCGCGTCGGTCGCCGAGCATCTGCATCGGCAGGGCATCACCCATGGCGATCTGTATGGCCACAACATATTGTTGAACGAGGAAGGCGACTGCCTGTTGGGTGACTTCGGCGCGGCGTCATTCCATGCCACGACGGACAACCTGGAAACCCGCGCACTGCAACGCATCGAAGTGCGGGCGTTCGGGATCTTGCTGGGGGAATTGCTGGCGCGCATCGACTCGGGGTTGAGTGACGGGCAACGGGAGGCGCTGGAAGCGCTTGAACAGCGCTGCTGTCAGCCGGATGTGCTGGCGCGGCCGGGGTTCGATGAGGTGGTCGGGCAGATCAACAGGATTTGA
- a CDS encoding YebC/PmpR family DNA-binding transcriptional regulator encodes MGAQWKVKHKEAAANAKGKIFGKLVKEITIAARNGADTATNAHLRLVVEQAKKASMPKETLDRAIKKGAGLLGETVQYHRVTYEGFAPHQVPLIVECVTDNINRTVAEIRVAFRKGQLGASGSVAWDFNHVGMIEASPDTPDADPEMAAIEAGAQDFEPGEEGATLFLTDPTDLDAVQKALPEQGFTVLSAKLGYQPKNPVSGLSDEQMAEVEAFLEGLDNHDDVQEMFVGLAG; translated from the coding sequence ATGGGCGCACAGTGGAAGGTTAAACACAAAGAAGCGGCAGCCAACGCCAAGGGCAAGATCTTCGGCAAACTGGTGAAAGAGATCACCATCGCTGCCCGCAACGGTGCCGATACCGCCACCAACGCACACCTGCGTCTGGTGGTCGAACAGGCCAAGAAAGCCTCGATGCCCAAGGAAACCCTGGACCGCGCCATCAAGAAGGGTGCAGGTCTGCTGGGCGAGACCGTTCAGTACCATCGCGTGACTTACGAAGGTTTCGCACCGCATCAGGTTCCGTTGATCGTCGAGTGCGTTACCGACAACATCAACCGCACCGTGGCGGAAATCCGCGTGGCGTTCCGCAAGGGCCAACTGGGCGCTTCCGGCTCGGTGGCCTGGGACTTCAACCACGTCGGCATGATCGAAGCCTCGCCGGACACCCCTGACGCCGATCCGGAAATGGCCGCGATCGAAGCCGGTGCCCAGGATTTCGAGCCGGGCGAAGAGGGCGCGACCCTGTTCCTGACCGACCCGACTGACCTGGACGCCGTTCAGAAAGCCCTGCCGGAGCAAGGTTTCACCGTGCTGTCGGCCAAACTGGGCTATCAGCCAAAGAACCCGGTCAGCGGCCTGAGCGACGAGCAGATGGCTGAAGTCGAAGCGTTCCTCGAAGGCCTCGACAACCATGACGACGTGCAGGAAATGTTCGTCGGCCTGGCGGGCTGA
- a CDS encoding type VI secretion system Vgr family protein, whose translation MLNDKESPFTLTLIEGGLSLPVLRFRGHEALNRPYRFEIDVIGLAPALAPATLLHRSAYLQLNDDHGIHGTLHSASCEHRGAHRIDYRLVLVPHLQQLEQQTRRRVFTRSSVPDILEQLLVEHRWPAHGYRFDLTTGHYPPRPFCIQYDESDLALLQRLCEEEGIHYHFEHRPDGHVVVFADDSLGLPQPPLPVPFSTEIEPPSPALSALYQRHDAVMARVSPNVRDRGQPSNEDEAANHPLANIWPERGFLPSGQRYADQRSRRQLERQRCQYRCIQGRSDCTQLLSGRLLQVTDHPVGAFNDQWLITELHHQGQQPSILDPVPAPRRYHNDFTALPWSTEFRPPLTQPRPSIPGYHPAKVLGPPGQPPQLDDQGRIAVRLWPGRGLDADSDRLWLTIAMVGGDGPIARETLPRAGSEVWVSFLDSDPDRPILCLDVSHTRKTRQAPEQHDDGLLLDWLLKHTPPSA comes from the coding sequence ATGCTCAATGACAAGGAAAGTCCCTTCACGCTGACCCTCATCGAGGGTGGCCTGAGTCTGCCGGTACTGCGTTTTCGCGGTCATGAAGCGCTGAACCGGCCCTATCGCTTCGAGATCGACGTCATTGGTCTGGCCCCGGCACTGGCTCCCGCCACCTTGTTGCATCGGTCGGCTTACCTGCAATTGAATGACGACCATGGCATTCACGGCACCCTGCACAGCGCCAGTTGCGAGCATCGCGGCGCCCATCGGATCGATTATCGGCTGGTACTGGTGCCACACCTGCAACAACTGGAACAGCAGACCCGACGCCGGGTATTCACCCGATCGAGCGTGCCTGACATTCTCGAACAATTGCTTGTCGAACATCGGTGGCCTGCGCACGGATATCGGTTCGACCTGACGACAGGGCACTATCCGCCGCGCCCCTTCTGCATCCAGTACGACGAGTCCGACCTGGCACTGTTGCAGCGACTGTGTGAAGAAGAAGGCATTCACTACCACTTCGAACACCGGCCGGACGGCCATGTCGTGGTGTTCGCCGATGACAGCCTTGGCCTGCCGCAGCCGCCACTGCCCGTGCCCTTCAGCACAGAAATCGAGCCGCCATCGCCCGCCCTCAGCGCCCTTTACCAGCGTCACGACGCTGTCATGGCGCGGGTATCACCCAACGTCCGTGATCGTGGACAACCGAGCAACGAGGATGAGGCGGCCAACCATCCCCTGGCCAATATCTGGCCCGAGCGTGGTTTCCTGCCGAGCGGGCAACGCTACGCCGATCAGCGCAGCCGCCGCCAACTGGAGCGCCAGCGTTGCCAGTATCGATGCATTCAGGGACGCAGCGACTGTACTCAACTGCTCAGTGGCCGCTTGCTGCAGGTCACGGATCACCCGGTGGGCGCGTTCAACGATCAGTGGTTGATCACCGAGTTGCACCATCAGGGCCAGCAACCTTCGATTCTCGACCCGGTACCTGCGCCTCGCCGCTATCACAACGACTTCACTGCGCTGCCGTGGTCGACCGAGTTTCGCCCGCCGCTCACGCAGCCGCGCCCGAGCATTCCGGGGTATCATCCGGCAAAAGTGCTCGGCCCGCCCGGACAGCCGCCTCAGTTGGATGACCAGGGACGTATCGCCGTCCGGCTATGGCCTGGACGGGGTCTGGATGCCGACAGTGACAGGTTATGGCTGACGATAGCCATGGTCGGTGGTGACGGACCGATCGCCAGGGAAACCCTGCCTCGCGCCGGCAGTGAAGTTTGGGTGAGTTTTCTCGACAGCGATCCGGACCGACCGATTCTGTGCCTGGATGTCAGCCACACCCGCAAGACAAGGCAAGCGCCGGAACAACACGATGACGGCCTGTTGCTCGACTGGCTGCTCAAGCACACCCCGCCGTCAGCATGA
- a CDS encoding FAD-dependent oxidoreductase encodes MFMRPFWLEQALQLDSSEPCPPLQGDVRTDVCIVGGGYTGLWTAIMLKQQNPELDVLLIEADICGAGASGRNGGCALSWSAKYFTLERLFGVEEAVRLVKESERSIHAIGEFCEQYGVDADYRLDGTLYTATNRAQCGSTDAVIAALEGNGINSFTQRPVADVQRMAGSEKHLEGWFSPAAASVQPGKLVRGLRRVALQLGVRIHEGTAMTGLEEGRPARLHTANGCVTADRVVLAMNAWMARAFPQFERSVAIVSSDMLITEPRPELLQEIGLTSGVTVLDSRIFVHYYHNTPDGRIMLGKGGNTFAYGGRMLPVFDQPSPYAGLLKRSLDDFFPAFADVKVDATWNGPSDRSVTGLPFFGQMSASGNVFYGFGYSGSGVGPCHMGGQILASLVQGLDNPWTRSPLVNGPLGYFPPEPIRYLGSLMVRNAIRRKERAEDHGRRPRHLDVRLAKFAAAAGKADKA; translated from the coding sequence ATGTTCATGAGACCGTTTTGGCTGGAGCAGGCCTTGCAGCTCGATTCGTCCGAACCGTGCCCGCCGCTGCAAGGCGACGTGCGCACCGATGTGTGCATCGTTGGCGGTGGTTACACCGGATTGTGGACGGCGATCATGCTCAAGCAGCAGAACCCCGAACTCGATGTACTGTTGATCGAGGCCGACATCTGCGGCGCCGGCGCCAGTGGGCGCAACGGCGGTTGCGCGCTGTCGTGGTCGGCGAAGTACTTCACCCTCGAGCGGCTGTTCGGCGTCGAAGAGGCGGTGCGGCTGGTCAAGGAATCCGAGCGCAGTATCCACGCCATCGGCGAGTTCTGCGAGCAGTACGGCGTCGATGCCGATTACCGCCTCGACGGTACGCTTTACACCGCCACCAACCGGGCGCAATGCGGTTCGACCGATGCGGTGATTGCGGCGCTGGAGGGCAACGGCATCAATTCGTTCACCCAACGGCCGGTCGCCGATGTACAGCGCATGGCCGGTTCGGAAAAACACTTGGAGGGCTGGTTCTCGCCGGCCGCCGCCAGCGTGCAGCCGGGCAAACTGGTGCGTGGCTTGCGCCGGGTGGCGTTGCAGCTGGGTGTGCGGATTCATGAAGGCACGGCGATGACCGGGCTGGAAGAGGGCCGTCCGGCGCGCCTGCACACGGCGAACGGCTGCGTGACCGCCGACCGCGTGGTACTGGCGATGAACGCGTGGATGGCCCGTGCCTTTCCGCAGTTCGAGCGCAGCGTAGCGATCGTGTCCAGCGACATGTTGATCACCGAACCCCGCCCGGAGCTGTTGCAGGAAATCGGTTTGACCAGCGGCGTGACCGTGCTCGATTCGCGGATTTTCGTGCACTACTACCACAACACCCCGGACGGCCGGATCATGCTCGGCAAGGGCGGCAACACTTTCGCTTATGGCGGACGGATGCTGCCAGTGTTTGACCAGCCATCGCCTTACGCCGGGTTGCTCAAGCGCAGCCTCGACGATTTTTTCCCGGCCTTCGCCGATGTGAAGGTCGACGCAACGTGGAACGGCCCGTCGGATCGCTCGGTCACCGGCCTGCCGTTTTTCGGCCAGATGAGTGCCAGCGGAAATGTGTTCTACGGGTTCGGTTATTCCGGCAGCGGTGTGGGGCCATGTCACATGGGTGGGCAGATCCTTGCCTCGCTGGTGCAGGGTCTCGACAACCCCTGGACACGCTCGCCGCTGGTCAACGGGCCGCTGGGCTATTTTCCGCCGGAACCGATCCGCTATCTCGGCTCGTTGATGGTGCGCAACGCCATTCGCCGCAAGGAGCGCGCCGAGGATCACGGACGGCGTCCTCGGCATCTGGATGTACGCCTGGCGAAATTCGCCGCTGCTGCGGGCAAGGCCGACAAGGCCTGA
- a CDS encoding MFS transporter yields MNKHIGTLARWRMQIFAVTWLAYAAFYFTRKAFSVAKLGIAEDPSFTLDKMAMANLDAIYLAAYAIGQFTWGMLADRFGPRVVVLGGLLISAAAALVMGSFATLPIFATCMLIQGLAQSTGWSGLCKNLGSFFPSEQRGRVLGLWSSCYAFGGLVASPFAGWWAYTLIGTWHAAFISSAAVVAVVAVLFFIFQRNKPQDVGLPAVEPEPLISAEEAEANSKLSVWEPLKEILRNRTVLVLGLAYFLLKPARYAILLWGPVIVFEQMPSVGKVGAAIIPTAFELAGLLGPIMIGLASDKLFGARRMPACVLSLLALTVTLALFMGALHTGSVMLVVALLFVMGLTLYGPDSMISGAAAIDFGKAKAGATAAGFVNGCGSVGAVLGGLLPGYFDSVTVFIVFAGCALFSALVLIPHWNSRPVGVMEPRASVPNRALTIKPLRN; encoded by the coding sequence ATGAACAAGCACATCGGCACCCTTGCGCGTTGGCGCATGCAGATCTTCGCTGTCACCTGGCTCGCTTACGCCGCGTTCTATTTCACCCGCAAAGCCTTTTCGGTGGCCAAACTGGGCATCGCCGAAGACCCAAGCTTCACCCTCGACAAAATGGCCATGGCCAACCTCGACGCGATTTACCTGGCGGCCTACGCCATCGGCCAGTTCACCTGGGGCATGCTCGCCGATCGCTTCGGCCCGCGGGTCGTGGTGCTCGGCGGCTTGCTGATTTCCGCTGCGGCAGCGCTGGTGATGGGCAGCTTCGCCACCTTGCCGATCTTCGCCACCTGCATGCTGATTCAGGGGCTGGCACAGTCCACCGGCTGGTCGGGTCTGTGCAAGAACCTCGGCAGTTTCTTCCCCTCCGAACAGCGCGGGCGAGTGCTCGGGTTGTGGAGTTCCTGCTACGCCTTCGGCGGATTGGTGGCCTCGCCGTTCGCCGGTTGGTGGGCGTACACGCTGATCGGTACCTGGCACGCGGCGTTCATTTCCAGTGCGGCGGTGGTCGCGGTGGTGGCGGTGTTGTTCTTCATCTTTCAGCGCAACAAACCGCAAGACGTCGGCCTGCCCGCCGTGGAGCCGGAGCCGCTCATCAGCGCCGAAGAGGCCGAAGCCAACAGCAAGCTCAGCGTGTGGGAACCGCTCAAGGAAATCCTGCGCAACCGCACGGTGCTGGTGCTGGGTCTGGCGTACTTTCTGTTGAAGCCGGCGCGTTACGCGATTCTGTTGTGGGGCCCGGTGATCGTGTTCGAACAGATGCCCTCGGTCGGCAAGGTCGGGGCGGCGATCATTCCGACGGCATTCGAACTGGCCGGGCTGCTGGGGCCGATCATGATCGGCCTGGCCTCGGACAAACTGTTCGGCGCCCGACGCATGCCGGCCTGCGTGTTGAGCCTGCTGGCGCTGACTGTGACCCTCGCGCTGTTCATGGGCGCCCTGCACACCGGCAGCGTGATGCTGGTGGTCGCACTGTTGTTCGTGATGGGCCTGACCCTGTATGGCCCGGACTCGATGATCAGCGGCGCGGCCGCCATCGATTTCGGCAAGGCCAAGGCCGGCGCCACGGCGGCGGGATTCGTCAACGGCTGCGGCTCGGTCGGTGCGGTGCTCGGCGGGTTGCTGCCGGGCTACTTCGATTCGGTGACGGTATTCATTGTGTTCGCCGGTTGCGCGCTGTTTTCGGCGCTGGTGCTGATTCCGCACTGGAACAGCCGTCCGGTCGGCGTCATGGAACCGCGTGCCTCTGTGCCCAATCGGGCCCTGACCATCAAACCTTTGCGTAACTGA
- a CDS encoding LysR family transcriptional regulator has translation MSVSHAQLKAFHAVAVHGSFTKAAERLYLTQPAISDQVRKLEERFGVLLFHRNKRSVRLTDLGERLLAITQRLFVVEAEAQELLQESQALQTGSLILAVDAPVHVLPQIARFCERYPGISVKIETGNTDESLFRLFNYQADLALLGRDVSDERLLCVPLRNDPMVAFVSRHHPWAERESICLEDLDDTPLVLREHGSVTRQTLEEEMARAGFRIRPAIQVEGREAAREAVVVGIGVGVVSAAEFGADSRVCALPITDCTRRLTETLVCLREQSSRRVVATFLEMVRESLVQTGANPKNA, from the coding sequence ATGTCGGTTTCACACGCCCAGCTCAAAGCCTTTCACGCCGTGGCCGTGCACGGAAGCTTCACCAAGGCCGCCGAGCGGCTTTATCTGACGCAACCGGCGATTTCCGACCAGGTGCGCAAACTCGAAGAACGCTTCGGCGTGTTGCTGTTCCATCGCAACAAGCGCTCGGTGCGCCTGACGGATCTCGGCGAACGCTTGCTGGCAATCACCCAGCGCCTGTTCGTGGTCGAGGCCGAAGCCCAGGAGTTGCTGCAGGAATCCCAGGCCTTGCAGACCGGCAGCCTGATTCTGGCAGTGGACGCGCCGGTGCACGTGTTGCCGCAGATCGCTCGGTTCTGCGAGCGTTACCCGGGGATCAGCGTGAAGATCGAGACCGGTAACACCGATGAATCGCTGTTTCGGTTGTTCAACTATCAGGCTGATCTGGCGTTGCTTGGGCGCGATGTCAGCGATGAACGTCTGTTGTGCGTGCCGCTGCGCAACGACCCGATGGTGGCGTTCGTCTCGCGCCATCACCCATGGGCCGAGCGTGAATCGATCTGCCTGGAGGATCTGGACGACACGCCGCTGGTGCTGCGCGAACACGGCTCGGTGACCCGCCAGACCCTGGAAGAGGAAATGGCCCGCGCCGGCTTCCGCATCCGCCCGGCGATCCAGGTCGAGGGCCGGGAAGCGGCGCGGGAGGCAGTGGTGGTGGGGATTGGCGTGGGCGTGGTGTCGGCGGCGGAGTTTGGTGCGGACTCACGGGTTTGCGCGTTGCCGATCACCGATTGCACCCGGAGGTTGACCGAAACGCTGGTGTGCCTGCGCGAGCAAAGTTCGCGGCGGGTGGTGGCGACGTTTCTCGAGATGGTTCGCGAGAGTCTTGTTCAGACCGGGGCCAATCCGAAAAACGCCTGA
- a CDS encoding LysR substrate-binding domain-containing protein has protein sequence MNLFQLRAFDAVAREGSFTRAAARLFISQPAVTGHIKALEEHYQITLLRRTARRVELTEEGTKLAAITRAMFGMAEEAQALLEANRQLLTGRLEVAADGPHMVMPMLASLRARYPGITVNLRLGNAQETLAALLSEHADVAVLTEVEPRKGLHLQALSESRICALVPAGHPWATRAGEVRLKELDQVIMVLREPSSITRRTFDQACAQASVSPRVLLELDSREAVTEAVAAELGVGVVSSVEVSHDPRVVAIPIAGEGLVNRHMIGCVERRRELRLIQAFFGLAPV, from the coding sequence ATGAACCTGTTCCAGCTCCGCGCCTTCGACGCCGTGGCCCGGGAAGGCAGCTTCACCCGTGCCGCCGCGCGGTTGTTCATCAGCCAGCCGGCAGTCACCGGGCACATAAAGGCGCTGGAGGAGCACTACCAGATCACGCTGTTGCGACGCACGGCGCGCCGGGTCGAGCTGACGGAGGAGGGCACCAAACTGGCGGCGATCACCCGGGCGATGTTCGGCATGGCCGAAGAGGCGCAGGCGCTGCTGGAAGCCAATCGGCAGTTGCTGACCGGGCGTCTCGAGGTGGCGGCGGACGGTCCGCACATGGTCATGCCGATGCTGGCCAGCTTGCGGGCGCGGTATCCGGGGATCACGGTGAATCTGCGGTTGGGCAACGCTCAGGAAACGTTGGCGGCGTTGTTGTCCGAGCATGCTGACGTGGCGGTGCTGACCGAGGTCGAACCGCGCAAAGGGCTGCATCTGCAAGCGTTGAGTGAATCGCGGATCTGCGCGCTGGTGCCGGCGGGGCATCCGTGGGCGACACGTGCCGGCGAGGTCAGGCTCAAGGAGCTGGATCAGGTGATCATGGTCTTGCGCGAGCCGAGTTCGATTACCCGGCGCACGTTTGATCAGGCCTGTGCGCAAGCGTCAGTCAGCCCGCGGGTGCTGCTGGAACTGGACAGCCGCGAGGCGGTGACAGAGGCGGTGGCGGCTGAGTTGGGGGTTGGGGTGGTGTCATCGGTGGAGGTCAGCCATGACCCCCGCGTCGTCGCGATTCCCATTGCCGGAGAAGGGTTGGTGAACCGGCACATGATCGGCTGCGTGGAGCGGCGGCGGGAGTTGCGCTTGATTCAGGCGTTTTTCGGATTGGCCCCGGTCTGA